AGCGCGGGCAGGACGTCCAAGGCGTCCGAGCCGGGCGGCACGGGGAGCGGCTGCAGGTGGCGGGCACTCGACATGCGCTCCATTGTCGGCCGCTTCCCGCGCGGCGCTCGCGTGATCCTCGGCATCGACCACCAGTTCAAGTTCCGTTTCCGCTGGTCAAGGACCGTGAGTGTTTTGTGTTGCTATAGCGCCACAAAGTGCTCACGGTAGGTGACCAGGGGAAATGTGCCGGGTCAGGCCTCTCCGCCGCGCAGCAGGGGTGGGTGCAGGTGGCGGGCGCGGCCCGCGCGGTACAGGCGGGCGGGACGGCCGCCGTCGCGGGTCGTGGTGAGCTCCGTCGGCTCGACGAAGCCTTCCGTCTTGGTCGCCTTGCGGTGGAAGTTCCGCGGGTCCGGGGCCGCGCCCCACACCACCTCGTAGACGCGGCGGAGCTCGGCGATGGTGAACTCGCGCGGGCAGAACGCGGTGGCCAGCGGCGTGTACTCGAGCTTCGCGCGGGCCCGCTCCACCCCGTCGCGGAGGATCCGCGTGTGGTCGAAGGCGAGGCGCCGTCCGGCGAGCAGCTCGTCCACCGGCTGCCAGCGGGCGTCGGCAGCGTCGGTGCCCGCGTTCGGGCTCGGCAGGTCGGCGGCCAGCGCGATGTAGGCGACCGTCACCACGCGCATCCGCGGATCGCGGTCGGGCGCCCCGTAGGAGGCGAGCTGTTCCAGGTGCACGTGGTCGCGGGAGAGCCCCGTCTCCTCGGCCAGTTCGCGGGCTGCGGCGGCGTCCAGGTCTTCGTCCGGGCGGACGAATCCGCCGGGCAGCGCCCAGTCGCCTTCGTAGGGCGCTTCGCCTCGGCGGATCACGAGGGCTTGCAGGGCGTCGTCTCGCACGGTGAGGACGACCAGGTCGGCCGTGACGGCGAACGGTGGGAACTCTGCCATGGGCCCAGCCTACCGACTTAGCGTCAGTTTGACGATTAGGCTCCGGCTTGGTTATCGTCAAACTGACGAAAACGAGGAGGGCTCTCATGGCCGACATCGCCCGCTACCCGCTGGTCCGGCACCTGCGCGGATCGACGACCACCTACGTCGAGCACGTTCGCCGCGGCAAGACCGTCCGCGCCGGTGTCGGCGCGTCGTTCTGGTTCCGCCCGCTCAGCGCGGTGCTCAACGAGGTGCCCGCCGACGACCGCGAGCTGCCGCTGCTCTTCCACGCCCGCACCAGCGACTTCCAGGACGTCACGGTGCAGGCGACGGTGACCTACCGGTTCGCCGACCCGGCGACGGCGGCCGGCCGGATCGACTTCTCGATCGACCCGGACACCGGTCGCTGGCGCGCGACGCCGCTGGACCAGGTCGCCGGGCTGCTGACCGAGACCGCGCAGCAGTACGCGATCGACCTGCTCGCGGGCGACGACCTGACGGCGGCCACGGTGGGCGGGGTCGGGCCGGTGCGCGACGTGATCGCCGCGGGGCTGGGCGCCGACCAGCGGCTGGCGGAGACGGGGATCGCGGTGGTCGGCGTCCGGGTGGTGGCGGTGCGGCCGGAACCCGAGGTGGAGAAGGCGCTGCGCACCCCGACCCGCGAGCTGGTCCAGCAGGAGGCCGACAAGGCGACCTTCGAGCGCCGCGCCATCGCCGTCGAGCGGGAGCGGGCGATCGGCGAGAACGAGCTGCAGACGAAGATCGAGCTGGCCCGGCGCGAGGAGCAGCTGGTCGCCCAGCGCGGTGCCAACGCCCGGCGCGAGGCCGAGGAAGCGGCTGCGGCGGGAGCCATCTCGACCGAGGCGGAAGCCCGCCGCAAGGTCACGCTGGCCGAGGCGCGAGCCGAGGAGACCCGGCTGGCCGGGGCGGCCCGCGGCGACGCCGAAGCCGCGCACGTCGCCGCCTACCGCGACCTGCCCGAGGGCGTGCTGCTCGGGCTGGCGCTGAAGGAGCTGGCGGGCAACCTGCCCAAGATCGACACCGTGGTGCTCACCCCCGACCTGCTGACCAAGGCGCTCGCCAAGTTCGGCGGCGAAGCCCGATGAGCACCGCACCGCGCGTCGTCATCGTGCACCGGCGCACCGAGTACCAGGAGCTCATCGCCCGGCACGGCACTCGCGGCCAGGCGGCGTTCTTCCTCCGCGGCCGCGGCCGGGACATCGCCGAGCTGGAGGAGCGGCACGAGCGGACCACCGGCGCCATCGCGCAGGTCGCGGCCGCGGTGCCGGTCGACTGGCGGCGCGGTGTCGTCGAGCGCGCGGACGTGTCGCGGTTCCTGTTCGCGCCCGACGACGTGGTGGTCGTCGTCGGGCAGGACGGGCTGGTGGCCAACGCCGCGAAGTACCTCGACGGCCAGCCGGTCATCGGCATCGACCCGGAGCCGGGCCGCAACGCCGGAACCCTGGTGGCGCACGCGCCCGGCGACCTCCCGGACCTGCTCCGGGCCACCGGCGAGGTGGAGGAGCGGACCATGGTGCAGGCGCAGCTCGACGACGGCCAGCGGCTGCTGGCGCTCAACGAGATCTTCATCGGGCACCCGGGCCACCAGACGGCCCGCTACGAGCTCCAGCCGTCGGGCTCCGGAGCCGAGGCCCAGGCGTCCTCCGGCGTCATCGTCGCGAGCGGGACCGGCGCCACCGGCTGGTGCCGCTCGATCGCCCTCGAACGCGGCAGCGGCCTCCGGCTGCCGCGCCCACCGGAACCCAGGCTGGTGTGGTTCGTCCGCGAGGCCTGGCCCTCACCGGCCACCGGAACGTCGATGACGGAAGGGGAGCTCGCAGGCGACGAGCTGGCGCTGACGGTCCAGTCGGACCAGCTCGTCGCCTTCGGGGACGGCATCGAATCGGACGCCCTGACCCTGACCTGGGGCCAGCGGCTGCGCATCGGCCGCGCCCCGGCGACGCTGCGCCTGGTCCGCTGATCAGTAGTACCAGGGGAAGGCGGACCAGTCCGGGGTGCGCTTCTCCAGGAACGAGTCGCGGCCCTCGACCGCCTCGTCGGTCATGTAGGCCA
This portion of the Saccharopolyspora antimicrobica genome encodes:
- a CDS encoding NAD(+)/NADH kinase, producing MSTAPRVVIVHRRTEYQELIARHGTRGQAAFFLRGRGRDIAELEERHERTTGAIAQVAAAVPVDWRRGVVERADVSRFLFAPDDVVVVVGQDGLVANAAKYLDGQPVIGIDPEPGRNAGTLVAHAPGDLPDLLRATGEVEERTMVQAQLDDGQRLLALNEIFIGHPGHQTARYELQPSGSGAEAQASSGVIVASGTGATGWCRSIALERGSGLRLPRPPEPRLVWFVREAWPSPATGTSMTEGELAGDELALTVQSDQLVAFGDGIESDALTLTWGQRLRIGRAPATLRLVR
- a CDS encoding NUDIX hydrolase; its protein translation is MAEFPPFAVTADLVVLTVRDDALQALVIRRGEAPYEGDWALPGGFVRPDEDLDAAAARELAEETGLSRDHVHLEQLASYGAPDRDPRMRVVTVAYIALAADLPSPNAGTDAADARWQPVDELLAGRRLAFDHTRILRDGVERARAKLEYTPLATAFCPREFTIAELRRVYEVVWGAAPDPRNFHRKATKTEGFVEPTELTTTRDGGRPARLYRAGRARHLHPPLLRGGEA
- a CDS encoding SPFH domain-containing protein; amino-acid sequence: MADIARYPLVRHLRGSTTTYVEHVRRGKTVRAGVGASFWFRPLSAVLNEVPADDRELPLLFHARTSDFQDVTVQATVTYRFADPATAAGRIDFSIDPDTGRWRATPLDQVAGLLTETAQQYAIDLLAGDDLTAATVGGVGPVRDVIAAGLGADQRLAETGIAVVGVRVVAVRPEPEVEKALRTPTRELVQQEADKATFERRAIAVERERAIGENELQTKIELARREEQLVAQRGANARREAEEAAAAGAISTEAEARRKVTLAEARAEETRLAGAARGDAEAAHVAAYRDLPEGVLLGLALKELAGNLPKIDTVVLTPDLLTKALAKFGGEAR